A window of Phycobacter azelaicus contains these coding sequences:
- a CDS encoding Ppx/GppA family phosphatase, whose protein sequence is MTVLETEMPAAADWGPFGRPLFDSPDARALSRVGVVDVGSNSVRLVVFDGAARSPAYFYNEKIMCALGAGLSETGHLNPEGRARALAALRRFQCLAEGMGLPPLSVVATAAVRDAEDGPDFCADVLRETGLKIWVIDGREEARLSAQGVLLGWPGSYGLVCDIGGSSMELAEIHGGEVGKRVTSSLGPLKLRDIKGGRRGRKAHIAAVMDDLHAEMGKQNDRLFLVGGSWRAIARIDMARRGYPLKVLHEYRMSAKDVRATLKYIDKRDMEALRAETGISAARMSLVPYAIDVLNRLVKTFKPKDIAVSSYGIREGLLYEQMPQRLRERDPLVEASRFAEAKDARIPGFGKTLYDFVIPLFNNGPHTKKRLIKAACLLHDVSWRAHPDYRAEVCFDNATRANLGGLKHSERVFLGLALLHRYRNKRQGTAFEYLYDLLDEKGQKEAEILGKAMRFGAMLMVSNTDSIGKLKWQPRKKHLTLELPRAAEPLFGEVAEARLSSLCDALEAECKVKVVG, encoded by the coding sequence ATGACCGTACTTGAGACCGAAATGCCGGCCGCCGCCGACTGGGGTCCCTTTGGCCGACCCCTGTTCGACTCTCCCGATGCGCGCGCCCTGTCCCGCGTTGGCGTGGTGGATGTCGGCTCGAACTCTGTCCGGCTTGTGGTTTTTGACGGTGCTGCCCGAAGTCCGGCCTATTTCTACAATGAAAAGATCATGTGCGCCCTTGGTGCGGGCCTTTCTGAAACCGGCCACCTGAACCCGGAGGGACGCGCCCGTGCCCTGGCCGCCCTGCGCCGGTTCCAGTGTCTCGCAGAAGGGATGGGGCTGCCGCCCCTGTCTGTTGTCGCAACCGCCGCAGTGCGCGATGCCGAAGATGGACCTGATTTCTGCGCCGATGTGCTGCGCGAAACCGGTCTCAAGATCTGGGTGATCGACGGCCGCGAAGAAGCGCGGCTTTCAGCGCAAGGGGTTCTCTTGGGCTGGCCGGGCTCCTATGGTCTGGTCTGCGACATCGGTGGCTCCTCGATGGAGCTGGCCGAGATCCACGGCGGCGAGGTGGGTAAACGGGTTACTTCTTCGCTGGGACCGCTGAAATTGCGCGACATCAAGGGCGGCAGACGCGGGCGCAAGGCGCATATCGCGGCCGTCATGGATGATTTGCACGCCGAAATGGGCAAGCAGAACGATCGTCTGTTCCTTGTGGGGGGCAGCTGGCGGGCCATTGCCCGGATCGATATGGCGCGGCGCGGCTATCCGCTGAAAGTTCTGCATGAATATCGGATGAGCGCCAAGGACGTGCGAGCAACGCTGAAATACATCGACAAACGCGACATGGAAGCGTTGCGGGCCGAAACGGGGATCTCTGCGGCGCGGATGTCGCTGGTGCCATACGCAATCGACGTGCTCAACCGGCTGGTCAAGACGTTCAAACCCAAGGATATCGCCGTCTCAAGCTACGGGATCCGCGAAGGGCTGCTTTATGAGCAGATGCCCCAGCGCCTGCGCGAACGCGACCCGCTGGTCGAGGCCAGTCGCTTTGCCGAGGCCAAGGACGCCCGCATCCCCGGCTTTGGCAAGACGCTCTATGACTTTGTGATCCCCTTGTTCAATAACGGGCCGCACACGAAAAAGCGCCTGATCAAGGCCGCGTGCCTGCTTCATGATGTGAGCTGGCGCGCGCATCCCGATTACCGCGCCGAGGTCTGTTTCGACAATGCCACCCGAGCCAATCTCGGCGGGCTGAAACACTCTGAGCGGGTCTTTCTGGGGCTGGCCCTGCTGCATCGCTATCGCAACAAACGTCAGGGCACCGCTTTCGAATATCTCTATGATCTGCTGGATGAGAAGGGTCAGAAAGAGGCAGAGATCCTGGGCAAGGCCATGCGTTTTGGCGCCATGCTGATGGTGAGCAATACTGACAGTATCGGCAAACTGAAATGGCAGCCGCGCAAAAAGCACCTGACGCTTGAGCTGCCGCGCGCCGCCGAGCCGCTGTTTGGAGAGGTCGCCGAAGCCCGCCTGAGCTCGCTCTGCGACGCACTTGAGGCTGAATGCAAAGTCAAAGTCGTCGGCTAA
- the proS gene encoding proline--tRNA ligase: MRLSRYFLPVLKETPSEAQIVSHRYMLRAGMIKQSAAGIYSWLPLGFKVLKKIEGIVHEEQMRAGHIPVLMPTMQSADLWRESGRYDAYGEEMLRITDRHDRDLLFTPTAEELITDIFRSHVSSYKDLPLTMYQIQWKFRDEIRPRFGVMRGREFYMKDGYNFDLTKEDALHAYNRHLVSYLRTYERMGLQAIPMRADSGPIGGDDTHEFLVLADTGESEVFYDSAVTDIRLGERDIDYNDVDQCRAVMEEFTALYARTDETHDAALFDQIPAERQRSARGIEVGQIFYFGTKYSEPMGATVQGPDGKSVPVHMGSHGIGVSRLVGAIIEASHDDKGIIWPEGVTPFHCGIVNLKQGDDEADAACNQIYAALVAAGLEPLYDDRKERAGGKFATMDLIGLPWRITVGPRGLKNGVVEVTCRRTGESEELSPEEAVKKIAKIYEPHTAGRGF; this comes from the coding sequence ATGCGCCTGTCCCGTTATTTCCTGCCTGTTCTGAAAGAAACCCCTTCCGAAGCCCAGATCGTCAGCCACCGCTACATGCTGCGGGCCGGCATGATCAAACAGTCCGCCGCCGGGATCTACTCCTGGCTGCCGCTGGGCTTCAAGGTGCTGAAAAAGATCGAAGGCATCGTCCATGAGGAACAGATGCGCGCGGGCCATATCCCGGTTCTGATGCCGACAATGCAGTCGGCGGACTTGTGGCGCGAGAGCGGCCGCTACGATGCCTATGGCGAGGAAATGCTGCGCATCACCGACCGCCATGACCGTGACCTCTTGTTCACGCCGACTGCCGAAGAGCTGATCACCGACATCTTCCGCAGCCATGTCAGTAGCTACAAAGATCTGCCGCTGACCATGTATCAGATCCAGTGGAAGTTCCGCGACGAAATCCGCCCGCGGTTCGGCGTGATGCGGGGGCGCGAGTTCTACATGAAGGACGGCTACAATTTCGACCTGACCAAGGAAGACGCGCTGCACGCCTATAACCGTCACCTGGTCAGCTACCTGCGCACTTACGAACGCATGGGCCTGCAGGCGATCCCGATGCGCGCGGACTCTGGCCCCATTGGCGGCGATGACACCCATGAATTCCTGGTTCTGGCCGACACCGGCGAAAGCGAGGTTTTCTATGACAGCGCCGTTACCGATATTCGCCTAGGCGAGCGGGACATCGACTATAACGATGTGGACCAGTGCCGCGCCGTGATGGAAGAATTCACTGCACTATACGCTCGCACTGACGAAACCCATGATGCGGCGCTGTTCGACCAGATCCCGGCCGAGCGTCAGCGCAGCGCCCGCGGCATCGAAGTGGGGCAGATCTTCTATTTCGGAACCAAATACTCCGAGCCGATGGGCGCAACTGTGCAAGGCCCCGATGGCAAATCCGTCCCCGTTCACATGGGTAGCCACGGTATCGGCGTGTCCCGTCTGGTTGGCGCCATCATCGAGGCGAGCCACGATGACAAGGGCATTATCTGGCCGGAGGGCGTCACGCCGTTCCATTGCGGGATCGTCAACCTAAAGCAAGGCGACGACGAGGCTGACGCGGCCTGCAACCAGATCTATGCTGCCCTTGTCGCCGCAGGTCTTGAGCCGCTCTATGATGACCGCAAGGAACGGGCAGGCGGTAAGTTTGCCACCATGGATCTGATCGGTCTGCCCTGGCGCATCACCGTCGGTCCGCGTGGGCTGAAAAACGGCGTGGTAGAAGTCACCTGCCGCCGCACCGGCGAAAGCGAAGAGCTGAGTCCGGAAGAGGCAGTGAAGAAGATCGCCAAGATTTATGAACCGCACACAGCAGGGCGCGGTTTCTAA
- the scpA gene encoding methylmalonyl-CoA mutase, which translates to MTKTDDWRALAEKELRGRPLEELTWQTLEGIDVKPLYTEDDTKALPHMGGLPGFGPFTRGVKATMYAGRPWTIRQYAGFSTAEESNAFYRRNLAAGQQGVSVAFDLATHRGYDSDHPRVVGDVGKAGVAIDSVEDMKILFDGIPLDKVSVSMTMNGAVIPILANFIVAGEEQGHDKSLLAGTIQNDILKEFMVRNTYIYPPEPSMRIISDIIEYTSNEMPKFNSISISGYHMQEAGANLVQELAYTLADGREYVRAAIDAGMDVDKFAGRLSFFFAIGMNFFMEIAKLRAARTLWHRVMTDFGAKNDRSKMLRTHCQTSGVSLQEQDPYNNVIRTAYEAMSAVLGGTQSLHTNALDEAIALPTDFSARIARNTQLVLQEETGVTNVVDPLAGSYYVESLTNELIEKAWALMEEVEEMGGMTKAVASGMPKLRIEESAARRQAMIDRGEEVIVGVNKYRKDKEDPIDILDVDNVAVRESQIARLEKIRAERDDAACTAALDEVTRVAKEGGNLLAAAVEAARARASVGEISMAMEKEFGRHSAEVKTLAGVYGAAYEGDEGFAAIQKSIDEFATEEGRRPRLLVVKMGQDGHDRGAKVIATAFADIGFDVDVGPLFQTPDEAAQDAIDNDVHVVGISSQAAGHKTLAPQLVQALKEQGAEDIIVICGGVIPQQDYQFLYDNGVKAIFGPGTNIPEAAQDILELIRKARS; encoded by the coding sequence ATGACGAAGACAGACGATTGGCGGGCTCTGGCTGAAAAAGAGCTGCGTGGACGCCCGCTTGAAGAGCTGACCTGGCAGACGCTCGAAGGTATCGACGTCAAACCGCTGTATACCGAGGACGACACCAAGGCGCTGCCCCATATGGGGGGCTTGCCAGGCTTTGGCCCCTTCACACGCGGCGTGAAGGCCACGATGTACGCAGGCCGTCCCTGGACCATCCGCCAATACGCGGGGTTCTCCACGGCGGAGGAATCCAACGCCTTTTACCGCCGCAACCTCGCGGCCGGTCAGCAGGGCGTTTCGGTTGCCTTCGACCTTGCGACCCACCGCGGCTATGACAGCGACCATCCGCGCGTTGTTGGCGATGTGGGCAAGGCAGGTGTGGCCATCGACAGCGTCGAGGACATGAAGATCCTTTTCGACGGCATCCCGCTCGACAAGGTTTCGGTCTCGATGACCATGAACGGCGCGGTGATCCCAATCCTGGCCAATTTCATCGTTGCAGGCGAAGAGCAGGGCCACGACAAGAGCCTGCTGGCGGGTACCATTCAGAACGACATTCTGAAAGAGTTCATGGTGCGCAACACCTATATATACCCGCCTGAACCGTCGATGCGGATCATCTCGGACATCATCGAGTACACTTCCAACGAGATGCCCAAGTTCAACTCCATTTCGATTTCCGGCTACCACATGCAGGAAGCGGGCGCGAACCTGGTGCAGGAGCTGGCCTATACCCTGGCAGACGGGCGCGAATATGTGCGTGCGGCTATTGATGCAGGCATGGACGTGGACAAATTCGCGGGTCGTTTGTCCTTCTTCTTTGCCATCGGCATGAACTTCTTCATGGAGATCGCCAAGCTGCGCGCGGCGCGCACCCTTTGGCACCGGGTGATGACCGATTTCGGCGCAAAGAACGATCGGTCTAAAATGCTGCGCACCCACTGCCAGACCTCGGGCGTGTCCCTGCAAGAGCAGGACCCGTACAACAACGTCATCCGCACCGCCTATGAGGCGATGTCGGCGGTTCTGGGTGGCACGCAAAGTCTGCACACCAATGCGCTGGACGAAGCCATCGCTCTGCCGACCGATTTCTCGGCCCGCATTGCCCGCAACACCCAGTTGGTGCTGCAGGAAGAAACCGGCGTTACAAACGTGGTCGATCCGCTGGCGGGCTCCTACTACGTGGAGAGCCTGACCAACGAGCTGATCGAAAAAGCCTGGGCCCTGATGGAAGAGGTCGAGGAGATGGGCGGTATGACCAAGGCCGTCGCCTCTGGCATGCCCAAGCTGCGCATCGAAGAAAGCGCCGCGCGGCGTCAGGCAATGATCGACCGCGGCGAAGAGGTGATCGTCGGCGTCAACAAATACCGCAAGGACAAAGAGGACCCGATCGACATCCTGGATGTGGATAACGTTGCTGTGCGCGAAAGCCAGATTGCACGGCTCGAAAAGATCCGCGCGGAGCGGGATGATGCAGCCTGCACGGCAGCCCTTGATGAAGTAACCCGCGTGGCCAAAGAAGGCGGCAACCTTCTGGCCGCCGCTGTCGAAGCCGCCCGTGCCCGGGCCTCGGTTGGAGAGATCAGCATGGCGATGGAAAAGGAATTCGGCCGTCACTCGGCAGAGGTTAAGACCCTGGCGGGCGTCTATGGCGCCGCCTACGAAGGCGACGAAGGCTTTGCCGCGATCCAGAAGTCCATAGATGAGTTCGCAACCGAGGAAGGCCGCCGTCCGCGTCTTCTGGTGGTCAAGATGGGCCAGGATGGCCACGACCGCGGTGCCAAGGTGATTGCAACGGCCTTTGCCGATATCGGCTTTGACGTGGACGTCGGCCCGCTGTTCCAGACCCCGGACGAAGCGGCGCAGGACGCGATCGACAACGATGTGCATGTCGTCGGGATCTCAAGCCAGGCCGCAGGCCACAAGACGCTTGCACCGCAGCTGGTTCAGGCGCTGAAAGAGCAGGGGGCCGAGGACATCATCGTGATCTGTGGCGGCGTCATTCCGCAGCAGGATTATCAGTTCCTTTATGACAATGGCGTCAAGGCGATCTTTGGCCCCGGCACCAATATCCCGGAGGCCGCTCAGGATATCCTGGAGCTGATCCGCAAGGCACGCAGCTGA
- a CDS encoding endonuclease/exonuclease/phosphatase family protein: protein MRLVTYNIEWFSHLFDQNDQLMLDNKPSGRHGVDRYTQGVSLAHVFQTLDADAVMVIEAPNTGRRQRTVRALGAFAAEAGLRTSEVVSGFATDTHQEIALMYDPAVLSAEHDPQASAEAPRFDGRFEIDLDTDSVPEQVRFSKPPLELKVLTQGGTSLRIIGAHLKSKAPYGVEGHDAIIQRAIENRRTQLAQAIWLHRRISDHVAAGEEVILMGDLNDGPGLDEYERLFGQSSVEIVMGQELRDPHAQILSQPRPGSPPSTARFYDEEKKRYFRACLDYVMISKGLESCHPRWRIWHPFEDAACYADEVLREALLLASDHFPVSLDLDLT, encoded by the coding sequence ATGCGGCTGGTCACCTATAATATCGAGTGGTTCTCCCACCTCTTTGACCAGAACGACCAGTTGATGCTGGACAACAAACCCTCGGGCCGTCACGGCGTTGATCGCTATACGCAAGGCGTGTCTTTGGCGCATGTGTTCCAGACGCTGGATGCGGACGCGGTGATGGTCATAGAGGCGCCGAATACCGGACGGCGCCAGCGCACCGTGCGCGCGCTTGGTGCCTTTGCTGCAGAGGCCGGACTGCGCACAAGCGAAGTGGTCAGCGGTTTTGCTACTGATACCCATCAGGAAATTGCGCTGATGTATGACCCTGCAGTCCTCAGCGCTGAACACGACCCGCAGGCCAGCGCCGAAGCGCCACGGTTTGACGGCCGTTTCGAGATAGACCTGGATACGGATTCTGTGCCGGAACAGGTGCGGTTCTCCAAGCCACCGCTTGAGTTGAAAGTGCTTACACAAGGGGGGACGTCCCTGCGCATCATCGGCGCGCATCTGAAATCCAAGGCGCCCTACGGCGTCGAAGGCCATGATGCGATCATTCAACGCGCCATTGAGAATCGTCGCACCCAACTGGCACAGGCGATCTGGCTGCATCGACGTATCTCTGACCATGTTGCGGCAGGGGAGGAAGTGATCCTGATGGGCGATCTGAACGACGGTCCGGGTCTTGATGAATACGAACGGCTTTTCGGGCAGTCCTCTGTCGAGATTGTAATGGGACAAGAGCTACGCGACCCGCATGCCCAGATCCTGAGCCAGCCGCGGCCCGGCAGCCCACCCAGTACCGCGCGGTTTTATGACGAAGAGAAGAAACGCTATTTCCGGGCCTGCCTCGACTACGTTATGATCTCGAAGGGTCTTGAAAGCTGCCATCCGCGCTGGCGGATCTGGCATCCATTCGAGGATGCGGCCTGCTATGCAGACGAGGTGTTGCGAGAGGCGCTTTTGCTGGCCTCGGACCATTTTCCTGTCAGTCTGGATCTCGACCTGACTTAA
- a CDS encoding FAD-dependent oxidoreductase, producing MRDTITEPAREIPVVHRTDVLVVGSGPGGLAAALAAARCGVEVTLLERFGCFGGNITAVGVEGFAWYRHEQTVEAGGIGWEFEERAKAMDAAVPESQSLSYELDAEGFKLVADRLVEEAGIHPMLHRMFVAPIREGNRITGVIVESKAGREAILAQRVIDATGDADIAHAMGAPTIKTPVEEMQAASVMFHIAGVDKQKFMDGVKADPQTYKDWSTGEWEVETSGKEDDMFSPFLAKPFAQALRDGVIPAHLNTIGGTWGAVHDSGEMTYMNLVHLAGCDGTDPDSMTRFEIEGRKQAMHAINALKAYTPGCEGARLRNFGMTIGIRDTRKIDAHHNITEDETRNQGRFEDTIGIYPEFIDGYGILILPTTGRYMQIPYRAMLPKGVENLLVTGRAIGGDKVAHAATRNMACCAVAGQGAGVAAALSIKSDSPLASVDVTAVQAELRLQGVRIH from the coding sequence ATGCGCGACACAATCACCGAACCCGCCCGCGAAATTCCCGTCGTGCATCGTACCGATGTTCTTGTGGTGGGCTCTGGCCCCGGCGGGTTGGCGGCGGCGCTGGCGGCTGCCCGCTGCGGGGTTGAGGTCACCCTACTGGAACGCTTCGGCTGCTTTGGCGGCAATATCACTGCGGTTGGTGTCGAGGGGTTTGCCTGGTATCGCCACGAACAGACTGTCGAGGCCGGCGGTATCGGCTGGGAGTTCGAAGAACGCGCCAAAGCGATGGATGCCGCCGTTCCCGAAAGCCAGTCCCTGTCTTATGAACTCGACGCCGAAGGCTTCAAACTGGTGGCAGACCGGCTGGTTGAGGAAGCGGGCATCCACCCGATGCTGCACCGCATGTTCGTGGCTCCCATCCGCGAAGGCAACCGGATCACCGGCGTCATCGTCGAATCCAAAGCCGGGCGCGAGGCGATCCTGGCCCAGCGCGTGATCGATGCAACGGGCGATGCGGACATTGCGCATGCGATGGGCGCCCCCACCATCAAGACCCCGGTCGAGGAAATGCAGGCCGCCAGCGTCATGTTCCACATCGCAGGCGTCGACAAGCAGAAGTTCATGGACGGGGTGAAGGCCGACCCGCAAACCTACAAGGACTGGTCCACCGGCGAATGGGAGGTAGAGACCTCCGGCAAAGAGGATGACATGTTCTCTCCCTTCCTCGCCAAACCCTTTGCCCAGGCCCTGCGAGACGGGGTTATCCCGGCGCATCTCAATACCATTGGCGGCACCTGGGGGGCCGTCCATGACAGCGGCGAGATGACCTATATGAACCTTGTGCACCTGGCGGGTTGCGATGGTACCGATCCCGACAGCATGACCCGGTTCGAGATTGAAGGGCGCAAGCAGGCAATGCATGCGATCAATGCGCTAAAGGCCTACACGCCGGGCTGCGAAGGGGCGCGGCTGCGCAACTTTGGAATGACGATCGGCATACGCGACACTCGAAAGATCGACGCCCACCACAACATCACCGAGGACGAGACCCGCAACCAGGGCCGTTTCGAAGACACCATCGGCATCTACCCAGAATTCATCGACGGCTACGGTATCCTGATTCTGCCAACCACCGGACGCTACATGCAAATCCCTTACCGGGCGATGCTGCCAAAGGGTGTCGAGAACCTGCTTGTTACTGGCCGGGCGATCGGCGGTGACAAGGTCGCTCATGCCGCAACCCGCAACATGGCCTGCTGCGCCGTTGCCGGTCAGGGGGCTGGCGTTGCTGCAGCGCTCTCGATCAAATCGGATAGCCCGCTTGCAAGCGTCGACGTGACCGCCGTTCAGGCAGAATTGAGGCTTCAGGGCGTTCGGATCCACTAA
- a CDS encoding AI-2E family transporter: MALPAKKQFQYWGVAAVVFAIVLWVLGDVLLPFVLGAAIAYLIDPIADKLEDWGLSRTAATAVITVGAMLTFMLLLLVVVPTLLYQLSDLIRVLPEAFRDLRSFAQTHFPSVFTEGSRAQQTIASIAGTLQGKGIELFESLVGSAVSVVNILVLFVIVPVVAVYLLLDWDRMIERIDALLPRDHAPIIRRLAGEIDNVLASFIRGMGTVCLILGVYYAVALMVVGLNFGLAVGFIAGLVTFIPYLGALIGGALAIGLALFQFWGEWWSIALVAGIFAVGQVIEGNYLTPKLVGGSVGLHPVWLLLALSVFGALFGFVGMLVAVPVAAALGVVARFLTEQYLDSRLYQGLSHRDSQK; this comes from the coding sequence ATGGCACTTCCAGCCAAGAAGCAGTTTCAATACTGGGGCGTTGCCGCGGTCGTTTTTGCAATCGTGCTCTGGGTGCTAGGGGATGTGCTGTTGCCCTTTGTGCTGGGCGCAGCGATTGCCTACCTGATCGACCCCATTGCCGACAAACTGGAAGACTGGGGCCTCAGCCGCACAGCCGCCACCGCCGTCATCACAGTGGGCGCGATGCTGACTTTCATGCTTTTGCTTCTCGTCGTGGTGCCGACACTGCTCTATCAGCTGAGTGATCTGATCCGGGTTCTGCCCGAGGCCTTCCGCGATCTGCGCAGCTTTGCCCAAACACATTTTCCCTCCGTCTTTACCGAGGGAAGCCGCGCGCAGCAGACCATCGCATCAATCGCGGGCACACTGCAGGGCAAAGGGATCGAGCTGTTCGAATCCCTCGTTGGATCAGCTGTTTCGGTCGTCAATATTCTGGTTCTCTTCGTGATCGTACCGGTGGTGGCCGTCTATCTACTTCTCGACTGGGACCGTATGATTGAAAGGATCGACGCCCTCTTGCCGCGTGATCATGCCCCGATCATCCGCAGGCTGGCCGGAGAGATTGATAATGTTCTGGCCTCCTTCATCCGTGGTATGGGCACGGTCTGCCTGATCCTTGGCGTCTATTACGCGGTCGCGCTGATGGTCGTGGGACTGAATTTTGGACTAGCCGTGGGTTTCATCGCCGGTCTTGTCACCTTCATCCCTTATCTCGGGGCGTTGATCGGTGGTGCCCTCGCCATCGGGCTGGCCTTGTTCCAGTTCTGGGGAGAGTGGTGGTCCATTGCTTTGGTCGCGGGTATCTTCGCCGTCGGCCAGGTGATCGAAGGCAACTACCTGACACCCAAACTCGTAGGCGGGTCTGTCGGCTTGCACCCTGTCTGGCTGCTTTTGGCGCTATCAGTCTTTGGTGCGCTTTTTGGTTTTGTCGGCATGCTGGTGGCCGTTCCTGTGGCTGCGGCCCTTGGCGTGGTTGCACGTTTCCTGACCGAACAGTATCTGGACAGCCGCCTCTACCAGGGACTGAGCCACCGGGATTCGCAAAAATAA
- a CDS encoding VOC family protein codes for MELDHIAVAGETLEEAVNHVEAALGVPLQAGGQHQVFGTHNRLLGLADGLYMEAIAIDPDATPERSPCWFDLDNFSGTPRLTNWICRATGLPALLESLPKGAGEPVALTRGDLVWDMAVPADGKLPFDNLFPALIEWHSAHPAPRLDQQGCALRRLVISHPDAADLEELLPLKDGRLVFETGSAEMEAEFDTPHGIRVLR; via the coding sequence ATGGAGCTGGATCACATTGCAGTTGCCGGTGAAACACTGGAGGAGGCAGTCAACCACGTAGAGGCTGCCCTTGGTGTTCCGTTGCAGGCTGGGGGGCAACATCAGGTCTTTGGCACCCACAATCGGCTCCTCGGGCTGGCTGATGGTCTCTATATGGAGGCCATCGCTATCGACCCGGACGCAACGCCCGAACGCAGCCCATGCTGGTTTGACCTCGACAACTTCAGCGGCACGCCGCGCTTGACCAACTGGATTTGCAGAGCGACCGGATTGCCAGCCCTTTTGGAGAGCCTTCCGAAAGGCGCAGGAGAGCCCGTGGCGTTGACGCGCGGCGATCTGGTTTGGGATATGGCGGTGCCTGCCGATGGCAAGCTGCCGTTTGACAATCTCTTTCCGGCGCTCATCGAGTGGCACAGTGCCCATCCTGCGCCACGGCTTGATCAGCAGGGCTGCGCGTTGCGCCGACTTGTGATTTCTCATCCCGATGCGGCGGACCTGGAAGAGCTGTTGCCGCTCAAGGATGGGCGCCTGGTGTTCGAGACCGGTTCTGCGGAAATGGAGGCCGAATTCGACACGCCGCATGGGATCCGCGTGCTGCGCTAA
- a CDS encoding TerB family tellurite resistance protein, which produces MSLWSRISDALGALAKGESLAHVFDKLRAPPERTVGFAIAVIALGAKMAKADGQVTRDEVTAFREVFQIAREDEAGAARVFNMARTDVAGYQDYAARIQRMFADDPATLCDLMEGLFHIAMADGFYHPGENEFLEDVSRIFGQTSQQFKALRARFVTDAPKDPYAVLGVPPDMPLEEIRKHWRRLVRETHPDAMMARGVPEEAVRLAEKRMIDVNRAWDEINGCGAHAAGHL; this is translated from the coding sequence ATGTCGTTGTGGAGCCGTATATCCGACGCGCTGGGCGCGCTGGCCAAGGGGGAAAGCCTTGCGCATGTCTTTGACAAGCTGAGGGCGCCGCCTGAACGCACCGTGGGGTTTGCCATCGCCGTCATCGCGTTAGGGGCCAAGATGGCCAAGGCAGACGGGCAGGTGACGCGCGATGAGGTCACCGCTTTTCGCGAAGTCTTTCAGATTGCCCGCGAGGATGAGGCTGGGGCAGCGCGGGTCTTCAACATGGCGCGCACCGATGTGGCGGGCTATCAGGACTATGCCGCTCGCATCCAGCGCATGTTTGCGGATGATCCGGCGACGTTGTGCGACTTGATGGAAGGTCTGTTTCACATTGCCATGGCTGATGGTTTCTATCATCCGGGCGAGAATGAATTCCTGGAGGATGTAAGCCGGATCTTCGGCCAGACTTCGCAGCAGTTTAAAGCCTTGCGTGCACGTTTCGTGACGGATGCGCCGAAGGATCCTTATGCGGTACTGGGGGTGCCTCCGGATATGCCGCTCGAGGAGATCCGCAAGCACTGGCGGCGCCTTGTGCGGGAAACTCATCCGGATGCCATGATGGCGCGCGGCGTGCCCGAAGAGGCGGTGCGTCTGGCGGAAAAGCGGATGATAGACGTCAACCGCGCCTGGGACGAGATCAATGGATGCGGGGCCCATGCGGCTGGTCACCTATAA
- a CDS encoding HdaA/DnaA family protein: MAQQLSFDLPAKTALGRDDFFVAPSNAMAVALLDPGFAWPSGKLVLTGPTGSGKTHLAHVWASASGARIVQASDLCETKVPVLASGPVVVEDVPLIAQNTLAQEALFHLHNLVLANGFNLMMTGRAAPNLWGLSLPDLQSRVQAATHAELQPPDDALLAVVLAKLFNDRQITPKPDVIPYLVAHMDRSFAAAARIVEQLDRLSLAEKRTLSRPLAVRLMSEDPNLNDPETNAGSGS, translated from the coding sequence ATGGCGCAACAGCTGAGTTTCGATCTGCCCGCCAAGACTGCGCTGGGCCGCGATGATTTCTTTGTCGCGCCATCCAATGCGATGGCAGTCGCCCTCTTGGATCCCGGTTTTGCCTGGCCGAGCGGAAAGCTGGTGCTGACCGGTCCTACCGGATCGGGCAAGACCCACCTCGCTCATGTCTGGGCCAGTGCCTCGGGAGCGCGTATCGTGCAGGCCAGTGACCTGTGTGAGACCAAGGTACCCGTGCTGGCAAGCGGCCCCGTGGTTGTCGAGGATGTGCCCCTGATTGCCCAGAACACCCTGGCGCAGGAAGCCTTGTTCCACCTTCACAATCTGGTTCTCGCCAACGGCTTTAACCTGATGATGACGGGACGCGCAGCACCGAACCTTTGGGGCCTATCCCTGCCGGACCTGCAAAGCCGCGTTCAGGCCGCCACCCATGCTGAGCTCCAGCCGCCAGACGATGCTCTTTTGGCCGTGGTGCTGGCCAAACTCTTTAATGATCGCCAAATCACGCCGAAACCCGATGTGATCCCCTACCTCGTGGCGCATATGGATCGTTCCTTTGCTGCCGCAGCCCGCATTGTCGAACAGCTCGACCGGCTGTCGCTTGCCGAAAAGCGCACATTGTCCCGCCCGCTAGCCGTTCGCCTGATGTCCGAGGACCCGAACCTCAACGATCCGGAAACCAATGCCGGTTCGGGCAGTTGA